One window of the Shewanella maritima genome contains the following:
- a CDS encoding alpha-amylase family glycosyl hydrolase, with product MSVFNRTAAVIGASLALGVGLMGCQSQGQDAELVKPLGEQSSSDATEKRQATVPAIYQDYLNRDVRDDIFYFVLPDRFNNGNPANDNGAAPGYAKGISHGGLDVTTERGFHGGDIKGIEQKLDYLQQLGVTAIWMTPILRNKAVQKDGVAHHGYWIVDFTEIDPHFGTNDELKQLIAAAHTKGIKVFFDIITNHTADVIKFAECHNADGSFKVGNTHCEYKSLEQVAAGDKYTPFVPEREQGLKVPQWLNDPQYYHNQGDSTFRGESSLNGDFNGLDDLDTSHPQVLAGMTEIYKNLITEFKPDGFRIDTVRHVDLEFWQSFSPAIVAHAKSIGIPQFHVFGEVYDSDPKALSLYTTQGKLPSVLDFGFQRVAADIFYRGKSPVHAKALFAQDGLYQDHDSGADLLMTFLGNHDMGRSGYFINQHDAQQSDADKLKRSILSHAYMFLSRGIPVIYYGDEQGFTGDGNDIYAREDMFASQVASYNDNALLGTDKSTADDNFDTEHPIFNAIAQLSELRKRNIVMRRGEYQPRFYQQDNPMFAFARVYGDTEWLMVFNSGRQAGKISLDKADYQLISAPDGVDINVEGQIISVQLPRLSYAILEKR from the coding sequence ATGAGCGTATTTAATCGAACCGCAGCTGTTATAGGCGCTAGCCTTGCATTAGGCGTTGGCCTAATGGGCTGCCAGAGTCAGGGGCAGGATGCAGAACTAGTCAAGCCGTTAGGTGAACAATCAAGCTCTGATGCCACTGAAAAGCGACAAGCGACTGTGCCCGCGATCTATCAAGACTATCTCAACCGTGATGTACGAGATGACATTTTTTATTTTGTGTTGCCCGACAGGTTCAATAATGGAAACCCGGCGAATGACAATGGCGCGGCGCCGGGTTATGCCAAGGGTATTTCCCACGGCGGTTTAGATGTGACTACTGAGCGCGGTTTCCATGGCGGCGATATTAAAGGCATTGAGCAAAAGCTAGATTACTTGCAGCAGCTGGGTGTTACTGCCATTTGGATGACGCCGATTTTGCGCAACAAAGCGGTGCAGAAAGACGGTGTGGCACATCACGGTTACTGGATTGTCGACTTTACCGAAATTGATCCACACTTTGGTACCAATGATGAGTTGAAACAACTGATTGCCGCCGCGCATACCAAGGGAATTAAGGTATTTTTCGACATTATTACCAATCATACAGCGGACGTAATTAAGTTTGCTGAGTGTCACAATGCTGATGGCAGCTTTAAGGTGGGCAATACTCATTGTGAATACAAGTCGCTTGAGCAAGTTGCAGCAGGTGATAAATACACGCCATTTGTGCCTGAGCGTGAACAAGGGTTAAAGGTGCCACAATGGTTGAATGACCCTCAGTATTATCATAATCAAGGGGACAGCACTTTTCGTGGTGAGAGTTCGTTAAATGGCGATTTTAATGGCCTTGACGATCTTGATACCAGTCATCCACAGGTATTAGCGGGAATGACTGAAATCTATAAAAATCTCATCACAGAATTTAAACCAGATGGCTTTAGGATTGATACTGTACGCCATGTAGACCTTGAGTTTTGGCAAAGCTTTAGCCCGGCAATTGTCGCCCATGCTAAATCAATAGGTATTCCTCAGTTCCATGTTTTTGGTGAGGTTTATGACTCTGATCCTAAGGCGTTAAGCCTTTATACCACCCAAGGTAAATTGCCCTCGGTATTAGATTTTGGTTTTCAGCGCGTGGCCGCCGATATTTTCTATCGTGGTAAAAGTCCTGTGCATGCTAAGGCGCTGTTTGCTCAAGATGGCTTGTATCAAGACCATGACAGCGGCGCAGATTTATTGATGACGTTTCTAGGCAACCATGACATGGGCCGTAGCGGTTATTTCATTAATCAACATGACGCTCAGCAAAGTGATGCTGACAAGCTTAAACGCAGTATTTTATCTCATGCTTATATGTTTTTATCCCGCGGTATTCCGGTGATTTACTATGGCGATGAGCAGGGTTTTACTGGCGACGGTAACGATATTTATGCCAGAGAAGATATGTTTGCATCACAGGTGGCTAGCTACAATGACAATGCGCTTTTAGGCACAGATAAGTCGACCGCTGATGATAACTTTGATACAGAGCACCCTATATTTAACGCAATTGCGCAGCTAAGTGAGTTGCGCAAGCGTAATATAGTCATGCGCCGCGGTGAGTATCAGCCAAGGTTTTACCAGCAAGATAACCCAATGTTCGCGTTTGCTAGAGTTTATGGTGATACTGAGTGGTTAATGGTGTTTAACTCAGGCAGACAAGCGGGGAAAATAAGCCTAGATAAAGCAGATTACCAGTTAATTAGTGCGCCAGATGGCGTGGATATTAATGTTGAAGGGCAAATCATTAGTGTACAACTGCCAAGACTAAGTTATGCCATTCTAGAGAAGCGATAA
- a CDS encoding cytochrome c3 family protein: MKYLALIAALAFTGSAYATDCVECHEVNLEEHVEMEATLGTCNDCHGLADAHDVDMEMHSEELTITECADCHELSK; the protein is encoded by the coding sequence ATGAAATATTTAGCCCTAATTGCTGCACTTGCTTTTACTGGTTCAGCTTACGCGACTGATTGTGTGGAATGCCACGAAGTTAACTTAGAAGAGCACGTAGAGATGGAAGCTACTCTAGGTACTTGTAACGACTGTCACGGCCTAGCTGACGCGCATGACGTTGACATGGAAATGCACTCTGAAGAGCTAACTATCACTGAGTGTGCAGACTGCCACGAACTAAGCAAGTAA
- a CDS encoding DEAD/DEAH box helicase yields MSFAKLGLSQPIVNALDELNYQQPTPIQAKAIPVALSGNNIIAAAQTGTGKTASFVLPILQRLVASGAATQGVRPKRIKALILAPTRELVLQVQSNIKAYSKNLNINALAMYGGVDSKPQKQALIEGVHILVATPGRLLDMYTQRALHFDELELLVLDEADRMLDMGFIDDINRIVERLPERRQSMLFSATLNNAVRSLAKTNIKKATEISLISKERKPLIEQWAIPVDKDKKSALLSHLISQNSWLQALIFIGTKHGAAKLVSQLEKRGIEAESFHSGRSQAVREQILHDFKAGKVKYIVATGVVARGIDIDDLKLVINYDLPYPADEYIHRIGRTGRAGNQGQAVSLLSKDDFKNFCAIERKLQQIIERRVEAEFEPKKPLPKSDLNFVPKKKPASKLDDTKPSKPERMSKSHGAKGHSVTQIGKKSKSNKAKRTQLERQRSDKPTKRENTDNQNTKATPNGDGSFNPWLKR; encoded by the coding sequence ATGTCATTTGCCAAGCTTGGACTATCCCAACCTATCGTCAACGCCTTAGATGAGCTGAATTATCAGCAGCCAACGCCTATTCAAGCTAAAGCGATTCCAGTGGCGCTATCTGGCAATAACATTATCGCAGCGGCACAAACCGGTACCGGTAAAACTGCTAGCTTTGTGTTACCTATTTTACAGCGATTAGTAGCAAGCGGCGCAGCGACTCAAGGCGTTAGACCAAAACGCATTAAAGCACTGATTCTAGCCCCAACCCGTGAACTGGTGTTGCAGGTCCAAAGCAACATTAAAGCCTATAGCAAAAACCTTAACATTAATGCGTTAGCCATGTACGGCGGCGTTGACAGCAAACCACAAAAGCAAGCATTGATTGAAGGGGTACATATTCTGGTAGCCACACCCGGCAGGCTCTTAGACATGTACACCCAGCGAGCATTGCATTTTGATGAGCTTGAACTGCTGGTTCTTGACGAAGCTGACCGTATGCTCGACATGGGGTTTATTGATGATATCAATCGTATTGTTGAGCGTTTACCTGAGCGCCGTCAAAGCATGTTGTTCTCAGCGACCTTAAATAATGCGGTTCGCAGCCTAGCTAAAACCAATATCAAAAAAGCCACAGAAATATCACTGATAAGTAAAGAACGTAAACCACTTATCGAGCAGTGGGCAATCCCTGTAGATAAAGATAAAAAATCAGCCCTATTAAGCCACCTTATCAGCCAAAATAGCTGGCTGCAGGCACTTATTTTTATCGGCACTAAACATGGCGCAGCAAAACTTGTCAGTCAGCTAGAAAAGCGTGGCATTGAAGCGGAAAGTTTTCATAGTGGTCGTAGCCAAGCTGTGCGTGAGCAAATCCTGCATGACTTTAAAGCGGGCAAGGTCAAATATATTGTCGCTACTGGTGTGGTTGCTCGTGGTATCGATATTGACGATCTTAAGCTAGTCATCAACTACGACCTGCCCTACCCAGCTGATGAATACATTCACCGCATTGGTCGTACCGGCCGCGCAGGCAATCAAGGTCAAGCTGTGTCACTGCTGTCTAAAGATGACTTTAAGAACTTCTGCGCGATTGAACGTAAGCTACAACAGATCATCGAACGTAGAGTCGAAGCTGAATTTGAGCCCAAAAAGCCTCTGCCAAAGTCTGACTTAAATTTTGTGCCTAAGAAAAAGCCTGCAAGCAAACTTGATGACACAAAACCTTCCAAGCCCGAGCGTATGTCAAAAAGTCATGGAGCTAAAGGCCACAGTGTTACTCAAATAGGTAAAAAGTCGAAATCGAATAAAGCTAAGCGCACCCAGCTTGAACGACAAAGATCTGACAAGCCAACTAAGCGCGAAAACACTGACAACCAAAACACCAAGGCTACACCAAATGGTGATGGTAGTTTTAACCCTTGGCTGAAACGCTAA
- a CDS encoding putative bifunctional diguanylate cyclase/phosphodiesterase produces the protein MGDIFALNSIGKKLLLILMSVAITAIVIITFTFSAYEYTTAKQEQVDSLNTLEEILSPTITAAVLFDDKDAIQELIDPILIRSDIVSIQVTDIQHNVLASANKVVSNDSHSIRDQLIDTTTIAHELVLDGRRYGYLVIVADDSYIVNKATVYGYFVVGLLIFTLAMSLLLSLILRRRFLKPILHLAKVADDVSHSNDYSLRAKELPNDEVGQLSNRFNDMLKTIEQRDNILETKVKRRTEELETANEQLLELAYKDGLTGLPNRRYFYEKLQGLLLIKDKFFALIFLDLDGFKEVNDTLGHDYGDLLLQQVSKRLKNCVREHDTVARLGGDEFTIILEDVCSKQQLTKIANQIKTTLMDPIVIKSERIQITGSIGITIAPKDGDTLEELIKHADQAMYLAKNKGRNRFEFFCYSIEEQAIKKRQLVEDLKTAIYDSQLTLHYQPILKANEPLITKAEALLRWQHPDKGLLGPSEFIPLAEEYGLIKEIGQWVVNQVINDALELQQINTDIQISLNTSPLEIDERGKWARNWLQTLANNPIKPGSILIEVTENTLMTPGTSIQQQMQLLSQQGIKFAIDDFGVGYSSLSYLQQLEIDIIKIDHSFVANLETTPSSHALIRAIVTMAHNIGLKVVAEGIENQAQYQTLKDLECDFFQGFLFYRPLSKQEFISHCLRKTYHRNE, from the coding sequence ATGGGAGACATATTTGCACTCAACTCTATCGGCAAGAAGCTACTGCTTATCTTAATGAGTGTGGCAATCACAGCTATTGTCATAATCACCTTTACCTTCAGTGCTTATGAGTACACCACAGCTAAACAAGAACAAGTTGATAGCCTGAATACCCTTGAGGAAATTCTATCGCCAACCATTACCGCTGCCGTATTGTTCGATGATAAAGATGCTATACAAGAACTTATAGACCCAATACTTATACGCAGCGACATTGTGTCAATTCAAGTCACCGACATTCAGCACAATGTACTCGCCAGTGCTAATAAAGTCGTCAGTAACGACAGTCATTCGATACGCGATCAATTAATTGATACGACTACTATCGCCCATGAGCTCGTACTCGACGGCAGGCGCTACGGTTATTTGGTTATTGTTGCCGATGACAGCTACATCGTTAATAAAGCCACTGTATATGGCTATTTTGTGGTGGGATTGTTGATATTTACGCTCGCGATGAGTTTGTTACTGTCGTTAATTTTGCGGCGTAGATTCCTCAAACCAATTTTACACCTTGCTAAAGTAGCTGACGATGTAAGTCATTCAAATGACTACAGCCTGCGCGCCAAAGAGCTACCCAACGATGAGGTCGGCCAGCTAAGTAATCGATTTAACGACATGCTTAAAACCATTGAACAGAGGGATAATATCCTTGAAACCAAGGTGAAAAGGCGTACAGAAGAGTTAGAAACCGCTAATGAACAGTTACTCGAATTAGCCTACAAAGACGGTTTAACAGGTCTACCGAACCGGCGTTACTTTTATGAGAAATTACAAGGGTTGCTACTCATCAAAGACAAGTTTTTCGCACTTATCTTTCTTGATTTAGACGGCTTTAAAGAAGTTAACGATACCTTAGGCCATGACTATGGCGACTTATTGTTGCAGCAGGTTTCTAAACGTTTAAAGAACTGTGTCCGTGAGCATGACACTGTAGCTCGACTGGGCGGCGATGAATTTACCATCATTCTCGAAGATGTTTGTAGTAAGCAGCAGCTAACTAAAATTGCGAACCAGATAAAAACAACACTGATGGATCCCATAGTTATTAAAAGCGAACGGATTCAGATTACAGGTAGCATCGGCATCACCATTGCACCAAAAGATGGCGATACGCTAGAAGAATTAATCAAACATGCAGACCAAGCTATGTATTTGGCGAAAAACAAAGGTCGTAACCGCTTTGAGTTTTTCTGCTATTCCATTGAAGAACAAGCTATTAAAAAACGCCAGCTAGTGGAAGACTTAAAGACAGCTATTTACGACTCACAACTAACGCTGCATTATCAGCCAATCTTAAAAGCTAATGAGCCACTAATCACCAAAGCTGAAGCTCTGCTTAGGTGGCAACACCCAGACAAAGGTTTGTTGGGTCCCAGCGAGTTTATCCCTCTAGCGGAAGAATATGGGCTGATTAAAGAGATTGGTCAATGGGTCGTTAATCAGGTGATCAACGATGCTTTAGAGCTGCAGCAAATTAACACCGACATTCAAATTAGCCTCAATACATCACCACTTGAAATTGACGAACGCGGAAAGTGGGCAAGAAATTGGCTGCAAACCTTGGCAAATAACCCGATTAAGCCTGGCTCTATTTTAATCGAGGTTACCGAAAACACCTTAATGACACCAGGCACTTCTATCCAGCAACAAATGCAATTGCTCAGCCAGCAGGGAATTAAATTTGCTATCGACGATTTTGGAGTAGGCTACTCATCGCTTTCATACTTACAGCAGCTTGAAATCGATATCATAAAAATCGACCATTCGTTTGTCGCCAATCTAGAAACAACACCATCAAGTCACGCGTTAATACGAGCCATAGTTACCATGGCACACAATATTGGTTTAAAAGTAGTGGCAGAAGGGATAGAAAATCAGGCTCAATATCAAACACTCAAAGATCTTGAGTGTGATTTTTTCCAAGGTTTCTTGTTCTATCGACCGTTAAGCAAACAAGAATTTATCAGCCACTGCTTACGCAAAACTTACCATCGAAATGAATAA
- a CDS encoding YfiR family protein: MAITLMCGAAIPSVQASDKEYAIKAGFLYNFALYGRWSSSFTERDNFVICSQDHNFIAIANRVLGDRNVKHKPITTQTISHSAASIQQCDMFFVSANTQENWPTINHQQHQNTMFIGETEHFIKQGGHIRFFLASGKIRFEISPKHLKQSGLSMSSKVLRLGRVVER; the protein is encoded by the coding sequence ATGGCCATTACCCTTATGTGCGGCGCTGCCATACCTTCAGTACAAGCCAGCGACAAAGAATATGCTATTAAAGCAGGCTTTTTATACAACTTTGCCTTATATGGACGTTGGAGCTCATCATTTACGGAGCGCGACAACTTTGTCATTTGCAGTCAGGACCATAACTTCATTGCTATAGCTAACCGAGTACTCGGTGACCGTAACGTAAAACACAAACCGATCACCACCCAAACGATTTCCCATTCTGCTGCATCGATACAACAGTGTGACATGTTTTTTGTCAGCGCCAATACTCAAGAAAATTGGCCAACCATCAATCATCAGCAACACCAAAATACTATGTTCATCGGCGAAACAGAGCATTTCATTAAGCAAGGTGGTCACATACGTTTTTTTCTAGCAAGTGGTAAAATTCGTTTCGAAATCTCCCCCAAACACCTCAAGCAATCAGGGCTATCCATGAGCTCAAAAGTGCTTAGGCTTGGCCGTGTGGTTGAGAGGTAG
- a CDS encoding TonB-dependent receptor plug domain-containing protein, protein MFKTVVALSSLALCYHGNVVGADLLPALDIESLMSMDVQATSAMKRAETAFNTPASIYVLTNERIAHSGAQSVPEALKMVPGLVVRQLDNNQWAITSRGVASRFSSKMLVLIDGQNLYTPKFSAVYWETLNVPLYDIERIEVIRGQGGLLWGSNATNGVINIITKNSFDTRGIYADMATGSLTNYQTNFRYGGDIGSKASYRVYGQLRDGEPSSTALDLPPVDNIEQTSFGARFDVNINDSWSGFIQTDHTRSDYGQNYRGVIDETNLNTPLSGQFNRKDIRVMGRIENRISSQANQMLQLSWLEQTGSHIYLEEEFTSIDADYQLNFLYQDLRFDLGLIYRAIDVNFNDSPFIFSDTRLNTLHQYGGFVQAQYSIIPEQLKLIAGIRSEHNELTEWEHQPLVRMLWHPSPRHTYWASVSRSSRIPALIEYNDNYVINGTKVKSILPTETGIEFIDNYAVRTILNGNNQVDSEKSTSYELGYRYSDHKWQLDLSLYRTQSTDATVLTIEPDVHLFDSFFNHLNQGQLANALDALRSTSISLDMVSNAELNTYGGDIGVSWQVSDNFNTELGYSYNHFEYDLQANTFPAIGRNSTSKQTFFKADWRYVAGQNLFAVLRHEQSNAYNTDNYTALDVTWNWAISDYITFSLIGKNLIANTHLEFENTNETYTIPNYIDESITGKLAVDF, encoded by the coding sequence TTGTTTAAAACTGTCGTTGCGCTAAGCAGTTTAGCGCTTTGTTATCATGGCAATGTGGTTGGTGCCGATCTGCTGCCAGCTCTTGATATTGAGTCGCTAATGTCAATGGATGTGCAAGCCACATCAGCTATGAAACGCGCCGAAACAGCATTTAATACACCAGCCTCAATCTACGTGCTCACCAATGAACGCATCGCCCACTCCGGGGCGCAATCGGTACCCGAAGCACTTAAAATGGTGCCGGGGCTAGTCGTACGTCAACTCGACAATAATCAATGGGCGATTACGAGTCGTGGTGTTGCCTCACGCTTTTCTAGCAAGATGTTAGTGCTGATTGACGGCCAAAACTTATACACGCCTAAATTTTCTGCGGTTTATTGGGAAACGCTCAATGTCCCTTTATATGACATTGAACGCATTGAAGTTATTCGCGGTCAAGGTGGCTTATTATGGGGCAGCAATGCAACCAATGGCGTGATTAACATCATTACCAAAAACAGTTTCGACACCCGTGGCATATATGCGGATATGGCAACAGGTAGCTTGACAAATTATCAAACTAATTTTCGTTATGGTGGCGATATTGGATCAAAAGCGAGTTATCGCGTCTATGGCCAGCTGCGCGACGGTGAGCCGTCTTCCACTGCACTTGATTTACCGCCGGTAGATAACATAGAGCAAACATCATTTGGCGCCCGCTTTGATGTCAATATCAATGACAGTTGGTCCGGGTTTATTCAAACTGATCATACTCGCTCTGACTATGGTCAGAATTATCGCGGTGTAATTGATGAAACAAACTTAAACACTCCGCTTAGTGGTCAATTTAATCGTAAAGACATCCGCGTGATGGGGCGAATTGAAAACCGTATCTCGTCGCAAGCCAACCAAATGCTCCAGTTATCCTGGCTTGAACAAACAGGCTCACACATTTATTTAGAAGAAGAGTTCACATCCATCGATGCTGATTATCAACTCAATTTTCTCTACCAAGACTTGAGATTCGATTTAGGCTTAATCTACCGAGCTATCGACGTGAACTTTAACGACAGTCCTTTTATTTTTAGTGATACAAGACTCAACACCCTGCACCAATATGGCGGATTTGTGCAGGCGCAATATAGTATCATTCCGGAGCAACTCAAACTCATTGCAGGTATTCGTAGCGAGCATAACGAGCTGACCGAATGGGAGCATCAGCCATTAGTGAGAATGTTATGGCACCCAAGTCCTAGGCATACATATTGGGCTTCCGTTTCTCGCTCCAGCCGTATCCCAGCGCTAATTGAATACAATGACAATTATGTAATCAATGGTACTAAGGTAAAGAGTATTCTGCCTACTGAAACAGGGATTGAGTTCATCGACAACTATGCAGTCAGAACCATTCTTAATGGCAATAACCAAGTAGACTCTGAAAAATCCACCTCTTACGAGTTAGGTTATCGCTACAGTGATCATAAGTGGCAGTTAGACTTATCGTTATATCGCACTCAATCTACTGATGCGACGGTACTGACGATTGAGCCGGATGTTCATCTTTTCGATAGCTTTTTCAATCATTTAAATCAAGGACAGCTAGCCAATGCTCTTGATGCGCTGCGCTCAACCAGTATTAGCCTGGACATGGTATCTAATGCTGAACTTAATACCTATGGCGGCGATATTGGCGTAAGCTGGCAAGTATCAGACAACTTCAACACTGAACTTGGCTACAGCTACAACCACTTTGAATACGATCTGCAAGCTAACACCTTCCCCGCCATCGGGCGCAACTCCACCAGCAAACAAACCTTTTTTAAAGCAGATTGGCGCTATGTTGCAGGTCAAAACCTTTTCGCCGTACTCAGACATGAGCAAAGCAATGCCTATAACACTGATAACTACACTGCATTAGATGTTACCTGGAACTGGGCGATTAGTGACTACATCACCTTTTCTCTCATAGGCAAAAACCTGATTGCTAACACCCATTTAGAATTTGAAAATACCAACGAGACATACACCATCCCCAACTACATAGACGAGAGTATCACTGGCAAACTAGCGGTGGACTTTTAA
- a CDS encoding DJ-1/PfpI family protein — translation MLSPALAEPQSGLVSQAPLFQAGKYRILALVFDDYETLDLHGPIEMLGHMPNAEIKLVAAKDVVRSYQGPRVVADCLTNALYECDLFIIPGGLGTRTLVNDAALINWMERQVALSQSVFTICTGTALIAKTKVMNGLKATTNKMAYPWVTSLNEHIVWQPKARWVDDGKFLTSSGVSAGTDAALYWVAKLHGDKEARRIQRLTEYQWINDANNDPYAAHFDL, via the coding sequence ATGTTATCTCCGGCTCTGGCGGAGCCACAATCAGGTTTAGTTAGCCAAGCCCCACTATTTCAAGCAGGTAAATACCGAATTCTAGCGTTAGTATTTGATGATTATGAAACACTTGACCTTCATGGACCAATCGAAATGCTAGGGCATATGCCAAATGCCGAAATTAAGTTAGTAGCAGCAAAAGATGTAGTAAGAAGTTATCAAGGGCCGCGCGTGGTTGCCGACTGTTTGACCAACGCCTTGTATGAGTGTGATTTGTTCATTATTCCGGGCGGCTTGGGGACACGAACCTTAGTTAATGACGCAGCACTAATTAACTGGATGGAGCGTCAGGTTGCATTGAGTCAGTCAGTTTTCACCATTTGTACCGGCACTGCGCTTATCGCAAAAACCAAGGTTATGAATGGCTTAAAGGCCACCACCAATAAAATGGCTTACCCTTGGGTTACCTCACTCAACGAACACATTGTGTGGCAACCAAAGGCACGTTGGGTAGATGATGGTAAGTTCCTCACCTCATCCGGTGTATCAGCAGGCACTGACGCAGCCCTATATTGGGTTGCTAAACTTCACGGTGACAAAGAAGCAAGACGCATCCAAAGGTTGACAGAGTATCAATGGATCAACGATGCCAACAACGACCCATACGCAGCTCACTTTGATCTATAA